The genomic DNA GGCGGAGCTTTCGTCGGCTTGATTGTCCTGATCATTGTGCAGTTCGTTCTCAAGAATTCCGACGGGAAACCGCTCGTCGCCTGGCCATGGATTGCACTCATTGGCTCGGTGACAACATTCTCCGTGGGGATGCTGATTTCATTCATTTTCCCTCAGAAACAGGCAGTTATTGAATGATGTTCCTATTCCCTCAGCGAGTCGATTCGAACTCGAAACCGCAAGCCAAATCGGCATCGAACTGGTTGCGACTCTTCCTCGTGGTGCTTTGCTTCTCCATGTCGTCTTCTCCAACCTCCGCGGACGATGGTGTTCTCAACGGGATTGATGTCCTGCAACGAGACAAGTTCAAATTACTGGCGGATCAACGCGTCGGTCTCATCACGAATCATACCGGACTCAACCGCGACGGAGTCAGTACGGTCAAGCTGCTGAACGATGCGAAGAACGTTTCGTTGAAAGCACTCTTCAGCCCCGAGCATGGCTTCGAAGGAAAGCTCGACGTTTCAAAAATTGGCGACACAAAAGATCAATCAACCGGTCTCATCGTATTCAGCCTGTATGGAGCGACTCGTCGCCCAACGAAAGAAATGCTCGATGAGGTCGACACACTGGTCTTCGACATTCAGGACATTGGGGCGCGCTTCTACACTTACGTTTCCACGATGGGTGAAGCGATGACTCAAGCGGCTGCGCAAGGAAAAAGGTTTGTTGTTCTCGATCGCCCCAATCCTATCAACGGCGTCAATGTCGCTGGCCCGATGCTCGATGCGGGGGAGGAATCATTTGTCGGTTACCACCACCTTCCAGTTCGTCATGGAATGACGACCGGAGAGCTGGCGATGATGCTGAACAAGGAATTGAAACTCGACTTGAACCTGCATGTGGTGAAGTGCGAAGGCTGGCAACGCGAGCATTTCTGGGACGAAACCAGTCTCGTCTGGGTGAACCCGTCACCGAACATGCGCTGCCTGACGCAGGCTTTGCTGTACCCCGGTATCGGACTGATTGAAACAACAAACCTTTCGGTCGGTCGCGGGACAGATACCCCTTTCGAAGTCATCGGCGCACCCTGGATCAATCCGAGAGAACTGGCTGACGCACTCAATCGCCAAGAGACCCCCGGCGTCAGCTACGTCCCAATTCGGTACACCCCGGACTCAAGCAAGTATAAAGACGAAGAATGTGGCGGAGTGAATATTATCATCACCAATCGCGACCAGTTCGAGCCATTGCGGGTCGGCTTCGAAGTCTCGACGCAACTTCAAAAACTTTACCCGAATGACTGGAAGGGGAAAGACGCCATGCGGCTGTTGGGAAATCGCAAAACGCTCGACGCAATCCTCGCAGGTGAATCTGCTGAGAATGTAAAATCGATTGCAGAACAGGGAGTCGACCAGTTCCTGAAACGACGGGAAGGTTTTCTGTTGTATTGAGAAACACATCTCACTTCTTTCGGATTGTTGTTCAGATTTTCCACGGACACAAAAAACGCGAAAGTGTTTCAGCATGAAATCGAAGACGCTGTGACAAATCACGTAAAAACCGGTCTCGAACGATTCATTAAAGACCCGCCATCGGAACTCAACGAGGCCCGACTCGGGTTGTTGATGAATCAGGCATCGATCGACCCTCAGTACCGCTACGCCTGTGACCGAATCGCAGAACGTTTTCCAGGGCAACTTGTCGCACTCTTCTCTCCTCAGCATGGTTTCTGGGGCGAAGAACAAGCGAACATGATTGAATCGGACCATAGCCTTTCTGGCCCTCTCAACATTCCAGTTCACAGCTTGTATTCAGAAACGCGACGCCCCACGAAGGAAATGCTGGCTGAGATCGATTTCCTCATCGTCGATCTGCAGGACGTCGGGACGCGTGTGTACACATTCATCTGGACACTATTGGAGTGCATGAAAGCCTGTGCTGAGCATGGCGTCCATGTTCTCGTTCTTGATCGACCGAATCCACTGGGCGGAGAAATTGCTGAAGGCCCGATGCTTCAATCGGAATACGTCAGCTTTGTTGGCGGGGCAGAAATCCCGCTGCGACATGGCCTCACAATTGGCGAGTTTGCGAAGTGGATGAACAAGTCCAAATCCATCAACGCGGAACTGACCATCGTTCCGATGCAAGGCTGGAATCGGTCCATGTTCTTTCAGGAAACAAACTTGCCATGGGCGGTTCCTTCACCAAACATGCCACGGCTGGAAACTGCAATTGTCTACCCGGGGCAGGTTCTCCTCGAAGGCACAAACCTCTCTGAAGGACGCGGAACAACGCAGCCATTCGAACTCTGTGGAGCCCCTTGGCTCAACGCCGAAGAGTTCTGCCAAGAAGTCAGCCGTATCGAGCATCCCGGTTTCGTATTGCGACCGATTCGATTTCGCCCGACGTTCGACAAATGGAAAGACCAGGCCTGCGAGGGCGTGTCGATCCACGTCACCGACCCGCAAGCAGCGAGGTCGGTAATGCTCACTGTCTCAATCATTGAAGCAGCCTGCCGACTGGCCCCCAACGATTTCCAATGGCTTGCTCCCCCCTATGAATACGAAACTGTTCTCCCCCCCATCGACATCCTCTTCGGTAACAGCGATCTGCGAACAGAGTTGAAATCAGCCAAAAGACTCGATGAGCCAGCGTTGAACAACTTAGTCGAACTCGACACAGCAGCCTGGTGGAACAGCGTCTCTGAAAGCCTGCTTTACTAGAGCATTCGTCGAATGAACATGCACGACCTGCCTCGTGGAGATGAGTGATTTATCACATAAAAAGCTCTCTTTACAGACACCAGAAACACGAAACCGTTCTACAACTTGCTGCTGACCATGACTCGTAAAAAACGAAAACCAATACCGCCAAGCGATCCGGTGCACACAGATTCGGTGCACACTGGGCCCAGTGCAAAATTGAAAGCGACTGCTTTTCATGAAGCTGGTCACGCAGTCATGGCAATGTTACTCGGACGACCGGTCGAAAAAGTCACGATT from Thalassoglobus polymorphus includes the following:
- a CDS encoding exo-beta-N-acetylmuramidase NamZ family protein, with the translated sequence MTNHVKTGLERFIKDPPSELNEARLGLLMNQASIDPQYRYACDRIAERFPGQLVALFSPQHGFWGEEQANMIESDHSLSGPLNIPVHSLYSETRRPTKEMLAEIDFLIVDLQDVGTRVYTFIWTLLECMKACAEHGVHVLVLDRPNPLGGEIAEGPMLQSEYVSFVGGAEIPLRHGLTIGEFAKWMNKSKSINAELTIVPMQGWNRSMFFQETNLPWAVPSPNMPRLETAIVYPGQVLLEGTNLSEGRGTTQPFELCGAPWLNAEEFCQEVSRIEHPGFVLRPIRFRPTFDKWKDQACEGVSIHVTDPQAARSVMLTVSIIEAACRLAPNDFQWLAPPYEYETVLPPIDILFGNSDLRTELKSAKRLDEPALNNLVELDTAAWWNSVSESLLY
- a CDS encoding exo-beta-N-acetylmuramidase NamZ family protein; the encoded protein is MMFLFPQRVDSNSKPQAKSASNWLRLFLVVLCFSMSSSPTSADDGVLNGIDVLQRDKFKLLADQRVGLITNHTGLNRDGVSTVKLLNDAKNVSLKALFSPEHGFEGKLDVSKIGDTKDQSTGLIVFSLYGATRRPTKEMLDEVDTLVFDIQDIGARFYTYVSTMGEAMTQAAAQGKRFVVLDRPNPINGVNVAGPMLDAGEESFVGYHHLPVRHGMTTGELAMMLNKELKLDLNLHVVKCEGWQREHFWDETSLVWVNPSPNMRCLTQALLYPGIGLIETTNLSVGRGTDTPFEVIGAPWINPRELADALNRQETPGVSYVPIRYTPDSSKYKDEECGGVNIIITNRDQFEPLRVGFEVSTQLQKLYPNDWKGKDAMRLLGNRKTLDAILAGESAENVKSIAEQGVDQFLKRREGFLLY